The window TCTCTCATTAGtttataccaagccagtaacaaaagtaaacgtctgtctcaccacactggttaacaggaagtcaaaaatgcagtttccttaggcattccagccctagTCTCACCACCCAGATGCTGGACtctatgatgagtggttattgaaAGCCAATTTACTCAAACATAGGGTTCGTCTAATCCTAAGAGACCAGCCActtagccaggtcaatatataactcagatcttacccaataactACAccgatgccaatcctttagtaactaaaaactaAAAGTTTAGTAATAAAAGAAGAAGAGAGTTAGTAACAGTTActagatcatatacatacaaataattgcaaagttcttatatcaggtttgtagcaatGATGATATACACTGCTagcttgtaaagtctctggtaacttccaaaagattggaaggtcctcggTACATAGTTCAAAAtactccttttagttgtaaatccagaGAATCAggacaggaaagaggaaaaatggaGATATCTCAGGGGACTTTTATATCCCGTGCCTGGTACCTGGAAATTTACTGTCtcataaaaaacccaaaaagctcacagcccagtttgtggaaagttactggctcaagatggagtccagggccacatgagcatatcacatgtccttGCATGCTTGGCTACTCACAGTGGCAGCTACTGCCTATATTCTTGCTGAGGAATCCACAGGCAGGCTTACTGGGTGGGatgagtttcttctatggcccattgtTAGAGTGAAGTGTCCTTAGTCGGCCATCAACACATAGCTGTCTGGCCTTGATGTAAATCTTATCTGGTGGGTGTTACCCATGAATACAACATATGTGTAAGCTACCAGTGCATAGctcatattcataacttcagatgcaAAGATAATACACGCATATAAACAGGgtaatcatacttagcaaatcataacttttgcattgacaccttacatgacatactttttCCAAGATTCGTTGCATCTGTATAAAGTGGTAATATCaatgatcacttgatcattgcctgttacgttcactccctctggggcacctggcatggccactgtcggtagacagatactgggctagatggacctttggtctgacccggtacggccattcttatgttcttatgttcttataaataGTCATGGTCATATccaatcatacagcatcacataAACACAAAAGAgattttgcgtgtgtgtgtgtgtgtgtgtgtatggagaagCCCTCTGATTGATCTCTCGTAACCTGGAGACTAGAAATTTGATTCTACTCTGCCTTGCACCTTGGGTCATCATGTTCAGCTGTGCCCAGTGAGGGCAGCGTGAGGATCAAATACTGCCAAAGGAGAATGATAGCATTTGACATCCTCTTAACAAACTCTGCACTCTGTAAATGGCAACAACAGTTTCAAGGCAATGGAAAATCAGCCCCTCGCCACGTAATGTCTTGTATTCCATGACATTCTGTAGGTGGTTCTTGGGGGAATGGGAACTGtctttttaagaaaataaaaaatattttaaatatggaTTCTAAACCCTCTATTGCAGTTTTGTTTTCGTGCTTGGCACTCCATCCAGTTGTTCCAGTTAGGCATTTCAGAGGGAAAAGATTCTTCTTGTTTTGTGCGCTGAGGTTTGTTTGCAGAAATGAGGCACACTCAGCTgtcccagagctcctggctgATTGATACTATGATTAGCAGCAGCCCGGGGAAATGCGGTTTGAAATCCCTGCATAGCATCTCTACTATTTATACATATAAATAGCAGCAGGATAGTGCTGCCTCTTCTCTGGTTTTGAACATAACCCTGGGTACTGTCAACAGACTTGCTAATAAACAGATAAAAGTCTGTTGGCAGTGTTCTTGAGTACCTCTTCTGTCTTTCAAGATGCCAGCTGTCAAAACAGTGTGGGACACTCAGACACTGTCGGCTTCCAACCTTCATGCCGTTGAAGGAAGGCGACCGTGAATGGGCTGATTATCAATCACCTTTCTGTTGAGCAAATATCAAAGCAGGTCCCATCCTTGTCCTTCCTGCCATGACTCATAAAGGAGCTATCTAATATTATTTAGCTCGGTAGCCTTCCTTGTTAGGCTCTCTTGGCTGGTTGaactctcttcttccctccctttTAATTTCTCCTCTTCAGTCATTTTGTCACCTCTCACCTCTGACCAGTCCTCTACTTTGCCTGGTGCACTTAGAGTTGAGGGCAGTGTGGATAAAAAGCAGGTTCTCCCAGGTAGAAATTGGGCAGATGATGTATTTAAAAGTTAATGAGAGGGAAATATGAGAGTTGTGGGAAATATTCACATTCACCCTTAAACTCATTTGAACAGACACTTGGGCTGGAGGTTCCATCAGTTCACACACAAttgggccaagattttaaaaaatggttgcctaaacttaggctcctaagtccataTCTAGGCACCTAAGCAAGTGACCTGCTTTTCAGCTGTGCTAAGTACCTAGCAGCTCCCACTGCTCCACTattaactagggttgccaacttcctactctcacaaaaccgaacacccttgccctgccctctaccttgccccttccctgagtcccctccccctCTTTTGCTCACTTCTCCCTCACCCTcaatcactttcactgggctagggcagggggttggggtacaggaggggatgagggctccagctgggggtccggggtccagggtggggccagaaatgaggagttcagggtgcgggaagaGGCTCcaggcttgggcagggggttggggtgtgggagggggtgaaggattcagcttggggtgcaggttccagggtgtggccagaaatgaggggttcagggtgcagaaggggactcTGAGCTGGAGCCAAGGGGTTCGCAGTgcgggagcaggctcagggctggggcagagggttggggtgcaagagggagtgcaagctctgggagagagtttggatgtgggaggggctcaggctgggagagggggttggggtgaggggtgtgggttccaggagggggctcagggctggggtagggggttggggtgtgggctctgggagggagttagtgTGGAGGAGAGAATTCCAACCTGGGGCAGGgtttttggggtgtgggctccagctgggtggtgcttacctcaggcggctcccggtTGGCAGCagagtggggctaaggcaggctccctgcctgccctggctctgcacggcTCCCGGAAACAGCTGACATGTCTGGatcctaggcacaggggcaggCAGGTGCCTCTGCATGGTGCGCGCTGCCTGCACTGCAGGggtcacccctgcagctcccattggctgcggttcccagccaatgggagctgtagagctggcactcggggcgggggcagcatgcggacCCTCCCTGGCTGTCCCTGCAGCTAGGGGCTATAGGGACATgtcggccgcttccaggagccacacagagccagggcagggagggagcctgccttagccccactgcattgCGACTGGACCAGAgatgccagggtccctttttgactgggcgttCCTGGCAACCCTACTATTAACCTCAAAACTGTTCATCTTTCTCTCTGTGCAGTTGTCTTCATTTGTGCAGAAGATGCAGAAAAAGAGAATGCAACCATCACCCTCAACTCTCCTGCTACGGCTCACACAGCGGTGCTGCCCCTAGTGGTGACCACCCCTGAGCCGTGGCATCCATTTGTGGCTCAGATTCCAGCCaaggagaaagccaaagagggTGAAACTGTGGCCCTGAATTGCCAATTTCACAGTCCCTGGGGCCCATCCCTGAGCAAGCTGACAGTGAAGTGGTACAAAGTGGATGAAAAGGGGCAGAGGGACCTACTGGAGAACAATGTGACTGTCTTGACAAACTACTCCAGGGTTTTCATACATGGGAACTTATCCCAAGGAGATGCCTCCCTGACTATCCTCAATGTGACAGCCAGCGATCACGGCATTTATTTCTGCCAGGTGACACTGTCCAGTGGGAAGGTTGTGATGGGGAGTGGTACAAAGCTCAGGATCAGAAGAGCATTGGGTAATGTTTTGTGTTCATTTCAGTTCTTTTTTTTCACCCCTTGAAGTTGGTTTGTGCACTAGTAGATGGAAGAGGAGGCCTGGAGCTGATACTAATAGGTAAAATAACTGTGACAGTATAGAGTATGCCTCTCACAAGATATTGGCCTTTGTCTGGTGAAATCTCACATTGTTTGTTTTGATAGCTTCATTAACACATCATCCCCACAACATGTGCTTTATGACCAATGTAGCTGCCTTTTCATCTTTCTGGGGCAGTGGAATGCATCAGTTTAGCAATATGCTTGAATGAAAGGGACCAGaaaatgaggcctggtctacactgcaggggagggaatcgatctaagttacgcaacttcagttttgtgaataatgtagctgaagttgaagtacttagacctacttaccgcagtgtcttcactgtggtaagtcaatgGCTGACCCTCACCCGTCAACTCCGCCTACGTGTCTCGCTCCGGTGGACcgaagtcgacaggagagtgctcagcgattgatttattgcatctagactagatgcaataaatcaaccccccGCTGGACTGATCGCTGCCCATCGATCCACTGCGAaacatagacataccctgagagaaaTCTAACTCACAATGGACATAATTTACCACAAAACTTCTTCCTCTTAAAACTGATCTAAATAAATCAGAgctttagagatggaaaagatctattAGGTTGACTAGTCCACCTCTTGGACAAACTGTGTATCAAACTACAGGGTGGTTCCCCATAATATATTCTCTTGGCTATGCCCACAATAGTTTTCGCATTTCCTCATCTTTCATGGGAGGTTTTTGTACATTGTAATAGATTTCATGTTAAGACATTTTTCCTGAAGCTCTGCCTAATGTTTGCCTTAACTCGCTTTAATTCCTTTATTCTTGTATCTCTCTTAAGCAATTCCTTTCCCTCTACTCCATTCCCTTCTGACTGTCCTTTCAGACAAATTCTTCCAGCACTTTGCTTTCCTTCTGTCCCGTTTTACATGGTTGTAAAAGAGGTCCATTGCAAAGGCCTTTAAACTAGTGACACTGCTGATAAGCTGCCTCCTCTGCatgtaggccctgattcagcaaagcattcaaACAGATGCTTATCTTAAAGCATGGTGAGCAACCCTATCACTATTCTGCAAAggatgcttaattttaaacagatGAGTGGGTCTTCCTAAAGACACACTTCCTCTTGCTGTTTCTCCATTCTCCCACCCTCCCCAGATCAGAGATCTTCTATGTCCCCAAACAATACTCAGTTCCAGTGAATTCTGAACCAGAACCTCAAGATGTAATGATCCCAAAGAATGTGGAACTGTCACATCTCTACCTACCAGTCAAGTGGTGGTGATTGCCCCCAGGTCCCAGTGAGAAACAAATGTCTTCAGATCTTACCCCTCTTTGGTGCTATCTCCTTTGGAAAGTTGCAGAAAAGTTACAATACTCAGAATATGGCAAGGTATTCTTTACTGTTTGCTCATACCTTAAGAGTACATGGAGAATACAGGGGAGATCCCTATAAATGCAGCCTGATTCATAATTCACTATCACCTCACAGCATAGTACAGCCTACAGCCCTGCACTGAAAGAAATCAGTGTGCAATATACTGTCTCCAGTCCCCATAGTGTATTGCTGCTTCCTGCCTATGCTGAAATAAATCCACATGATCTGCAGTGGactatactctctctctctcctgtagaGACCTGCAGTTTCTTTCCCAACAAGAAATCCATATAATCTGTATCACACTAGGCAACATCCTCAGCAAGATACTGTAGAAATCAGGAACTTCGCCTGTGTACTATCCTACATGGGCATATAGCTCCGTGTAATATGTCTTGTGTCACTGTGCCTCTTTCCCCAGGGTTGTTTGGCATAGAAGAATCCATTGGAACAATCATTGGGGTTGTGGCAGTCGGTATAGGAGGTTTGGTGGTTCTGATTATAGTTGTGACTCCTCGGTTGAGGAAGTGTCTCCTGTGCATAAAACAAGCACCTCACCAAGGTATGGAGGAGACAGTGAATTCTCGGATCAGTTACTATAAAAATATGAGCTTCTCATAAAACACAGATAACATGTTACATGTGTCCAAAGTACCTTTAGAACTCCTGCAGGTTTAGCCACTTAGCAGTCACAGACTGGGCAGGGATCATGCAAGGAACAGGATAGCTGGACGGTTCTGGTGAAATCCAGTGACAAAGACAGAtatatggccttggctacacgagcactttacagcgctgcaactttcgcgctcaggggttatcatacctttagtcccagatttggaccttagcgtccaaaatatgggggttagcatgaaaacctccaagcttagttaccagcttggacctggtacttgctgccaccacccaaaaaattagagtgttttggggcactctggtccccctgaaaaaccttccctggggaccccaagacccaaatcccttgagtctcacaacaaagggaaataatcgtttttcccttcccccctccaggtgctcctggagagatacacagatacaagctctgggaatccaaacagagtgactccccctctcccttcccagtcctggaaacaaaagcactttcctcttcacacagagggaatgcaaaatcaggctagcaaatccaacacacacagatctccccctgatttcttcctcccaccaattccctggtgagtacagactcaatttccctgaaatttcccagtaaagaaaactttaacaggttttaaaaagaaagctttatataaaaaagaaagaaaaatacatacaaatggtctctctgtattaaggtgacaaaatacagggttaattgcttaaaagaaatatgaataaacagccttattcaaaaagaatacaaatcaaagcactccagcacttatattcatgcaaataccaaagaaaagaaaccatataacttactatctgatttctttgtccttacatttagaaacagaaggttagaaagcagaaactacttctccaaagcttagagaaagcaggcagacagacaacaaagactcagacacaaccttccctccacccaaagttgaaaaaatccggtttcctgattggtcctctggtcaggtgcttcaggtgaaagagacattaacccttagctatctgtttatgacaggggtgtgaaaaaacacccccctgagcgctgcaagatacagcgctgtaaagcctcagtgtaatcagtgccgcagtgctgggagcgcggctcccagcactgcaagctacacctgtaagggatgtggtttacgtgcagcgctgggagagctcgctcccagcgctggcgctccgaccatactcacacttcaaagcgctgccgcggcagcgctcctgcaGCACTGCCgccgcagcgctttgaaatttcaagtgtagccataccctaagtctgTGTCTGGTTTTCAGACAAACCTACGCTGGATGTAACAGTCTGTGTGGACACAGCACCATCATTCACCTACAAAAAACTTGGAAGGATTGGCTTGCCCACAAACTCCCACACAAAGGTACATGTTGAATAGACACAGAATGTTCAGAAATACTGAGTTGTCTTCaatcccttctcctgctcccTTCAGTCTGAACTACCGTTCTTACCCTCACCCTAGACCTTACATGGATTTTCTCCCAGTGACTGCAAAAGATCACAGCAGTacagagggccaaattttcaaagctgctcaCTCCTGCTTAAGCGACAAAAGAAGttgccagatttttcaaaagtgcttagctAAGTATCATAATAGGAGCTGACCACCtctgaaaaccttatttatttggccaaatgggagctgagctcttttgaaaatctggccaattgTTGATTCTGAGCACTTCAGAAATCTGGCCATGGCTACTCACACACACTTGCCTTCAAAgcaatgctctctctctctctctctcacacacacacacacacacacctcttcccccaaagcgATGTGCACCCACACACACTTGTACACCTCTTCCTCTAAccgcgcacacacatacacacctctTCCTCTAAAGCGGTGCTGCCACCTTATGGTCAGTCCTAGAAAGGGCTCGCAGTCAGCACACTGCTCTGTTTCATTCCACTCTGTTGAATATTAATTACCACCTTGACTGCCCaagtcaggggtggccaacctgagcccgagaaagagccagaatttaccaacgtacattgccaaagagccacagtaatacgtcagcagccccccatcagctacCCCACCGCTCCCAGCACCTCttgcccaccggcagccccacggaacagcacctccccctcctcacGGCACCTCCAGGTCAGCTGTttcctggcatgcaggaggctgggggtgggggatagagGAGCAAGGGCAGTgcagggtgaggggagggggtgggaaggggtggagtgggggcaggggtggtggcagagccagaggttgagcagtgagaAAGTGGGATAagctggtggcagagccagaggttgagcagtgagcttccctccctcccccacttccgtcacattagaaagttggtgcctgtagctccagccccggagttggtgcctatggaaggaactgcatattaacttctaaagagccgcatgtgggtccagagccacaggttggccacccctggcctaaGTCCTCTGTCTGATTCTAGGAATAGCTCCCCAAGTGGTAGCCCCTTTTGCGTCAAGATTTTGCATTCCAAACTGCATGAATGGGTAGACTTCACTAACCCATTTGTTTCTATGAGGCCTATGACAGTTTAGTGGTTGTAGGATACTTGGCTGTGTTGTATTATATCCGCATCACTCActtgttctttcttccttcctgcaCAGCATAACTTGAGCGGCATGGTTACAGAAAATACCAGAAGACTAAACAGTTTCTTCCATGTGTGTTGTAACTTGTCACATTCTGTGAACCAAAAGGGGCAGTTTTTTGAGCTATCCATGTGTGCTGTCTATagctgaaataaaaatgtttgtttcagtACAATGCCTGCTTTCAGGACATGCTGACTCTTTACTGTTGCCTTTACATACACAGTAGTATGGTCAGCTTCCTCATACAGCAtgcaccaggggttctcaacctttttcctcccccaacatgctataacaactccacagcccacctgtgtcacagcaactgtttttctgcatataaaagccaggactggcattagggggtagcaagcaggacaattgGCTGggaccccatgccacaggggcccccacaaagctacattgctcaggcttcagcttcagtcccaagtggcagggctcagggccccaggcttcagcccctgtagtgggacttcagctttctgccctaggccccagcaagtctaatgctgccctgcttggcagaccccctgaaacctgctcacagccccccagggggccccggggccctggttgagaaccactggtatagaccAAAACAGCCTTTTATAAGAGGTTAACCTTATTATTAGCTACAGTCCTGGTTAACTGGACAATGTATCTTGGAAGGATAGGTGTATTTCTTATACGTCACCCTGGATCTTTCCTTGCATTGTTTCTTGTTTTAAAAGGTAGTGCCCTAGCATTTTCAGCTACAAAATTCTTGCACAAAACCTGGCACCTGTTTCAATAGAGACTGATGGATGAGCGAAATACTTAATCTCACCAATTGCTAACTGCTACCCTCATATTATTTGTCCCGAATGCATTCCTTCTGGGGGATCAAGGAAAGTCAATGTTTTAACCTAGCAGCAGCACCCAGTATAGTTTACCTTGTTCTGTTGACTTGGTTGTCATGGTGAGCTCTTGTAATGAAGGAATGTAGAGGTAGAGGAAGAGCCATTTTGCAATACCCTGGCCAAAGGAATTGAAGTACTCGAGGGTTGATTTTACACATCCAGAGGATTTATTAGGCAGAAAACAAAGGGATTTCAAGCCTCTAACaaactaaaataattaaaagcaACATTAACACTCTTACAGTGATCCAGAAACATTCCAGATAGAGTTTGAACCTTCAACAAAGCCTGGGAGTAATTCAGCCAAGGGCTTTTCAGAGGCTCCAGGAGATCTCCCATGTTAAGGTCGGTCCTCTGAGGTCAAGTGAGTTCCCTGGAGCACAGTAGGGATTCTGTGTGGAAACAGCACTGGACATTGGCCTAACTtcactcctattgaagtcaatgggcatttcatcattgacttcagtggaagcagagttaggcccatgtggagcacttttgaaagtctcaccctTTATACATGCACTGCACCCTGATGCTCCTAGAGGTCTCTCATATAAAGAGACCACATTTTCACCTCAGGCACAAATTCCCAGGCCCTCATCTCTGGGCAGGCTCCAGTGACACAACTGGGTCTCTCTTGTGGTATGCAGGCTATCACACTGTGCTAAAACCTTCATGACTAGCCACCTACCACATTGCAGTTCCACCCAGCCTCATGTTGGATGATGAGATTAAGCTGACATCATGTCCATCCTCTGATTCTAGGACTCAAAAGTGGGATAGAGACCCAAAATATAAAGGATACAACTAAGAGTAGAATGAGAAACTTTTACATGAGGTGGAATTTATTGCTTTAACATGAATAATGCTGTCTATAACCTCAGCTGCATGATTTAATATTTCTGAAGGCAATCATATACAGCAGAGAAAGTGGGACAAGCTAAGATCTGTACAGGACAGAAGCAGATCAGGGCCTAAAAAGTGAAGCAGTGGAGCTATACACTCAGATGTGTCCAGGATTTGATGAGCCTATGGGTAGAAAACATGAATGGTTACTGCCCCtacaacagaaaaagaaaaacgtGACTCTCTTCCCACCTCTGAGGTTCTTCTCAGAGGTGTTCCCAGCTGTGTGAAGTgagatgacaaaaaaaaaaagagactgttGGTCAGGACTTTTAGAGAGACAAAAATCTGATAAATGTTCAGTTCTTGCCCTGACCATGGCTCCTGCCAGAAGTCCAGGTTCCTTTACAAAGAGAAGTGACCATGCCCTTTGGCAGCTTGTCCTCCATGATAGAGAAAATGAGGATGCCTGTCTACCCATCTCCAGGAGCCCCCATACATAAAGTATGACTTCTGCACTTCCAGAATGGGCTATTTTGGGGCTTTGATAGACAGCGTAGCCATCAGTGGGAATTAATTAAAGACAGCCAAATAGAGCACCCCTGGCCCCATGCTTTCCAAAACGTATGGGTGCTCAATGTAAGGCAATGTGAAAGGACAGCATGCCAGTGGCTGCTGTTGACACCTTTTCTTTCTATCTATAACTGCAGTGTGGAGTTGCTGTGGTGCGCTATTAGATGTCTTTGACCCTCTTCAACTAAGGAGGTGTATGGAGCGGTTGATCCTTAATTCCAAAGATCGAGGAGGTGCCTAACCAATTCTTTTCTCCTCCTCACCATCCCCAGGCTGCCAGAAATTCTCTAGCACCACTATCAGTTTTGATCAAAGATAAACAATTTTATTACAG of the Gopherus flavomarginatus isolate rGopFla2 chromosome 1, rGopFla2.mat.asm, whole genome shotgun sequence genome contains:
- the LOC127055158 gene encoding uncharacterized protein LOC127055158, whose product is MKQQAGKFYVYTVPLLLFSLWMVVFICAEDAEKENATITLNSPATAHTAVLPLVVTTPEPWHPFVAQIPAKEKAKEGETVALNCQFHSPWGPSLSKLTVKWYKVDEKGQRDLLENNVTVLTNYSRVFIHGNLSQGDASLTILNVTASDHGIYFCQVTLSSGKVVMGSGTKLRIRRALGLFGIEESIGTIIGVVAVGIGGLVVLIIVVTPRLRKCLLCIKQAPHQA